The proteins below come from a single Oxyura jamaicensis isolate SHBP4307 breed ruddy duck chromosome 1, BPBGC_Ojam_1.0, whole genome shotgun sequence genomic window:
- the LOC118178154 gene encoding tubulin alpha-4 chain isoform X2, producing the protein MRECISIHVGQAGVQIGNACWELFCLEHGIQPDGTFTDQHSQLNYDDSFTTFFNETVTGKHVPRAVMVDLEPTVVDEVRAGTFRQLFHPEQLITGKEDAANNYARGHYTIGKESIDVVLDRVRKLTDACSGLQGFLIFHSFGGGTGSGFTSLLMERLSVDYGKKSKLEFAIYPAPQVSTAVVEPYNSILTTHTTLEHSDCAFMVDNEAIYDICRRNLDIERPTYTNLNRLISQIVSSITASLRFDGALNVDLTEFQTNLVPYPRIHFPLVTYAPIISSDRAYHEQLSVAEITSSCFEPNNQMVKCDPRHGKYMACCMLYRGDVVPKDVNVAIAAIKTKRNIQFVDWCPTGFKVGINYQPPTVVPGGDLAQVQRAVCMLSNTTAIAEAWARLDHKFDLMYAKRAFVHWYVGEGMEEGEFAEAREDLAALEKDYEEVGTDSFEEENDGEEF; encoded by the exons ATG CGTGAGTGCATCTCTATTCATGTCGGCCAGGCTGGAGTTCAGATAGGAAATGCGTGCTGGGAACTCTTCTGCCTGGAGCATGGCATTCAGCCAGATGGCACCTTCACGGACCAGCACAGTCAACTCAACTACGATGACTCTTTTACCACATTTTTCAATGAAACAGTCACTGGGAAGCATGTGCCACGAGCTGTAATGGTGGATTTGGAACCAACTGTGGTAG ATGAAGTGCGGGCTGGCACCTTCCGACAGCTTTTTCATCCAGAACAACTGATCACTGGAAAGGAAGATGCAGCTAATAACTACGCCCGTGGCCACTACACCATTGGCAAAGAAAGCATCGATGTGGTACTTGATCGTGTTCGTAAGCTG ACAGATGCCTGTTCTGGACTACAGGGATTCTTGATCTTCCACAGCTTTGGTGGAGGCACTGGCTCTGGCTTTACCTCCTTGCTGATGGAGCGCCTCTCTGTGGATTATGGAAAGAAGTCCAAACTAGAGTTTGCCATCTACCCAGCCCCTCAGGTCTCCACCGCTGTGGTGGAACCATACAATTCTATCCTCACCACACACACCACCCTGGAACACTCAGACTGTGCCTTCATGGTGGACAATGAGGCCATATATGATATCTGTCGCAGAAACCTGGACATTGAGCGCCCCACTTACACTAACCTCAACCGCCTCATCAGCCAGATTGTCTCCTCCATCACCGCCTCGCTGCGCTTTGATGGTGCCCTCAATGTGGATCTGACAGAATTCCAGACAAACCTGGTTCCCTACCCACGCATCCACTTCCCCTTAGTGACCTACGCCCCCATCATCTCTTCTGACAGAGCATATCACGAGCAGCTCTCAGTGGCTGAAATCACCAGCTCCTGCTTTGAGCCCAACAACCAGATGGTGAAGTGTGACCCGCGACATGGGAAATACATGGCTTGCTGCATGCTCTACCGAGGTGATGTAGTTCCCAAAGATGTCAATGTAGCAATTGCTGCCATCAAGACCAAGAGAAATATCCAGTTTGTTGACTGGTGTCCAACAGGCTTCAAG GTTGGGATCAACTATCAGCCTCCCACAGTAGTCCCTGGCGGAGACCTCGCCCAGGTTCAGCGAGCGGTCTGCATGCTGAGCAACACCACAGCCATTGCAGAGGCCTGGGCAAGGCTCGACCACAAGTTCGATCTGATGTACGCCAAGAGAGCATTTGTGCACTGGTATGTGGGTGAAGGTATGGAGGAAGGGGAATTTGCAGAGGCTCGTGAGGACCTAGCTGCCCTGGAGAAGGACTATGAAGAAGTGGGAACGGACtcatttgaagaagaaaatgatggggaggaattttaa
- the LOC118178154 gene encoding tubulin alpha-8 chain isoform X1, producing the protein MVDLEPTVVDEVRAGTFRQLFHPEQLITGKEDAANNYARGHYTIGKESIDVVLDRVRKLTDACSGLQGFLIFHSFGGGTGSGFTSLLMERLSVDYGKKSKLEFAIYPAPQVSTAVVEPYNSILTTHTTLEHSDCAFMVDNEAIYDICRRNLDIERPTYTNLNRLISQIVSSITASLRFDGALNVDLTEFQTNLVPYPRIHFPLVTYAPIISSDRAYHEQLSVAEITSSCFEPNNQMVKCDPRHGKYMACCMLYRGDVVPKDVNVAIAAIKTKRNIQFVDWCPTGFKVGINYQPPTVVPGGDLAQVQRAVCMLSNTTAIAEAWARLDHKFDLMYAKRAFVHWYVGEGMEEGEFAEAREDLAALEKDYEEVGTDSFEEENDGEEF; encoded by the exons ATGGTGGATTTGGAACCAACTGTGGTAG ATGAAGTGCGGGCTGGCACCTTCCGACAGCTTTTTCATCCAGAACAACTGATCACTGGAAAGGAAGATGCAGCTAATAACTACGCCCGTGGCCACTACACCATTGGCAAAGAAAGCATCGATGTGGTACTTGATCGTGTTCGTAAGCTG ACAGATGCCTGTTCTGGACTACAGGGATTCTTGATCTTCCACAGCTTTGGTGGAGGCACTGGCTCTGGCTTTACCTCCTTGCTGATGGAGCGCCTCTCTGTGGATTATGGAAAGAAGTCCAAACTAGAGTTTGCCATCTACCCAGCCCCTCAGGTCTCCACCGCTGTGGTGGAACCATACAATTCTATCCTCACCACACACACCACCCTGGAACACTCAGACTGTGCCTTCATGGTGGACAATGAGGCCATATATGATATCTGTCGCAGAAACCTGGACATTGAGCGCCCCACTTACACTAACCTCAACCGCCTCATCAGCCAGATTGTCTCCTCCATCACCGCCTCGCTGCGCTTTGATGGTGCCCTCAATGTGGATCTGACAGAATTCCAGACAAACCTGGTTCCCTACCCACGCATCCACTTCCCCTTAGTGACCTACGCCCCCATCATCTCTTCTGACAGAGCATATCACGAGCAGCTCTCAGTGGCTGAAATCACCAGCTCCTGCTTTGAGCCCAACAACCAGATGGTGAAGTGTGACCCGCGACATGGGAAATACATGGCTTGCTGCATGCTCTACCGAGGTGATGTAGTTCCCAAAGATGTCAATGTAGCAATTGCTGCCATCAAGACCAAGAGAAATATCCAGTTTGTTGACTGGTGTCCAACAGGCTTCAAG GTTGGGATCAACTATCAGCCTCCCACAGTAGTCCCTGGCGGAGACCTCGCCCAGGTTCAGCGAGCGGTCTGCATGCTGAGCAACACCACAGCCATTGCAGAGGCCTGGGCAAGGCTCGACCACAAGTTCGATCTGATGTACGCCAAGAGAGCATTTGTGCACTGGTATGTGGGTGAAGGTATGGAGGAAGGGGAATTTGCAGAGGCTCGTGAGGACCTAGCTGCCCTGGAGAAGGACTATGAAGAAGTGGGAACGGACtcatttgaagaagaaaatgatggggaggaattttaa